The following DNA comes from Alienimonas californiensis.
GCGTTCACGTCGCGGGGCAGTCCGAACCCGCAGCCCTTCAACAGCGCCCTGCGCACCCGCATGAGCGTGGCGTTGACGTAGTCGTCGGACCGGCCGCGGGCGGCGAGGTCGGCGCCGTAGTCGCGGAGGTGATCGGCCAGCGGCGTGCGGGCGTGTTCGGCGAACGGATCGGCCAGCCCGGCCCGGCCGCGTTCGGCCTCCACCTCCAAGTCCCGCAGCATCGCCAGCGAGGCGGCTTTATCACGCGCCAGCGTGGCGGTTTTGAGGATGCCGTCGGCGTCCCGATATTCGCCCCGCCACGTGCGGGACTTCGCCTTCGTTTTGACGGCGCCCGGGTCGGAACTTTTACAGCGTCGCCCCGTGGCTGGGTCGGCGTAGCGGGTGACGGTCGGTTTATAGAGGCGGGCCATCGGGCGGGGTCCGATCCGGGGAGGCGAGGGAGAGGTTAGGAAACGTCGGGGGCGGCGTCGCGGGTGGGGATCAGAACGTGCCGTCCGGCAGGTCGTCGGCGAACGGGTCGTGAGGCGGAGCGTCCGTCACCCCACTGACCCCACCCACCCCATTGCCGGACGGGGAGGGAGCGACGGCGCCGGGGGCGGGACGAACGGACCACTTCATCACGCCCCCGCCGCCGGACTGGCGGTGCAGGGCCAGACCGCCGCAAACGCGGCCCCGCACTGTCGCTAGTTTCTTCCCCAGCGTGGTGGGGTCCGGCAGCGTTCCGGGGCGGCAGTCGCATAACGCTTGCAGGGCGTCCCGCAGGTCAGCGTGCGCGGCGGGGTTCTCCGCGACGCGGGAAAGGATCGCCGACGCCGGCAGTCCTTCCCCGCCGGTCATCGCGCGCAGTCCATGCAGCGCCCCCGGCAGGGCATCTGCTGCCGGGTCGGCGGCGTCGGCCAGCACCGATCGGGCGTCCAGAGGGTCCGGCAGGCCGGCCCACACCACCGCGTCCCGTACCAGTCGGCTCCACTCTTCAAAACTCCCCAGGACACGCCGCCCGCCCGGGGGAGCCGGCCGTCCGGCGGTGAAGTATCCCCGCAGCCACGTCAGCCCGGCGGCCAGCAGGGGGCCGCGGTTCGTTGCGGCGTAGCCTTTGAGGTCGGCGTAACGAAACTCCGCGGGGGTCCGGTCCTCCGGGCGTTCGTGCGGGCATTCCAGCCGGATCGGGACGACCCGACGTGGGGTGTCCGCAGACAGGGCGGTGTTGTTGCCCGTGGCGAACCAGACCGCCCGCAGCGGGCCGGTGTAGATGCGGCTCTCGCCCAGCACCCGGCCGCTCCATACGTCCGCGGTGAGCGCCCGGTCCAGCGCCGGACCGCCCAGCGTGTCCCCAGCTCCGATATTGTCGAGCTGCACCACCGGGTCCCCGGCCATCGCCAGGGCGGTGATGCGCTTGTCCATCTCCTCGTCGGACCCGCCGGAGCCCATCACCGCCGGCGGGCGGCCCAGGGCGATCAGCAACGTGACGTCCGCCAGCAGCGTTTTGCCGGCCGACGGCGTGTTCGCGTCGATCAGGAATAGCGGGGTCGGTCCGTCGAACGCCGGCCGGGCGATGACGGTCAGGACGGCCGCCGCCCACGCGGCGCGGTGCGCGTCGTTCAGGAACGGGAAGTCGCACACCACGTCCGTCAGCAGTTCGACGGCCGCGGCTACATCGGCGGGGGTCGGCTGGTCCGGCACCGCGGGGACGCCGGCGACGGCCGCGGGGGGCACGTACAGTCGGGTGTGGGGGTCGTACCCCGGGATGTGAAGCACCGTGCCGTCCGGCCGCAGCACCGGACCGGCGGCGATCCCGTCCAGCGGCCGGACGCCGGGGAACTCGCCGGCGAGGTGGACGGCGCCGACCAGCCACCCCGGCGGGTGAGCGGGCACGGCCCGCCGCTCCTCCCCGTCGTCCTTCACGTTGAAGAACGCGGCCACGCGGGTGAGCGTGTCGCGGGTGTGCGCGGGCTTCAGCGCCGCCACCGCCGGGGACTCGTCCGGCCGGGCGATCCGCCGGCCTCCGGGCACCTCCCCGGGCTCGGCGTCGCCGGCCCGGATCACCCGCACCAGCGCGTCGCCCATCTTGAACAGGTCCGGGGCGTTGGCGAGGGCGGCGACGGCCTGCTCGTTCGCCTTCCACTCCGCAGTACCCAAGACGATGACGACGCGTTCGTCCTCCGCCGCGGCGTCGCCGTGCCCGGTGGGGTGCGTGGGGTCGGTGGGGTCCTGCACCGGCGGAGCGGGATCGGCGGGGCTCCCGCCGCCGGCCGTCAGGTCGTCCCGCAGCCGGAGCAGTTCCTCGTCCACCGCTGCGGCGTCCAGGGCGGGGCACAGTTCGACCAGATCGGCGGCGAACCGCCGTCGATCGGCCGCCCGCGTGAGGTTCAGCGTGTCCGCGTGAACGGTGCGGCCGTCCAGCTTTGCACTGACGGGGGTGGTTTGCCGCCGGGTCCGCCCGGCGTGCAGCGTCAGGTCCGCGGCGTCCGTTTCGGCCGGCACGTCCGCCGGCAGGCTCTCGGGAGCGTCGGAGGTCATTGTCCCACCCCCTTTCCGCCGCGGCGGATTCGCAGCCGGCGGGGCGGGGCGGCGTCGAACAGGGCGGCGGCCTCGTCGGCAGACTCGCCCCGGAGGAACCACGCTCGCGCGTCCTTCACGCCCGCAGGCGGCTCGCAGACCCGGACGACCGGGACTAGCACCAGCAGGCCGGCGGCGAGGGCGTCGGCTCCCTTCCGCCCCGCTTCGTCGGCGTCCGCCAAGATGACCGCCTCGTCGGGCGACAGCCGGCGGCAGAGGTCTCCGACGATCCCCGCGGCCCCGTGGGCGGACGGGCGGCCGGCGGCGGCGAACCCCCACGCCAGCAGCGCCGCCGTGTCCGTCGGCCCCTCCGCGATCACCAGCCGGTCCGGCCGGTCGGGCGGAGAATCGGTCCAGGCGTCCGGCAGAAACAGCCCGTCGCGGCTCCCGGTCACGGCCCGCTTGGCGCCGGCCGGGGTGCGAGTCCGCAGCCCGCGGAGGGCGCCGTCGGCGGCCTTCATCGGGAACGTCCAGACGCCCCGCCGGTCGCACCAACCGACACCCAGCTTGTCGAACGCGTCCGCCGGCAGCCCGACCGACGAGGACAGAGCGTTCAGCCGCTGCGGGGTGAGCGCGGACCGGCAGTCGCGGGCCACGGCGCTCACCCGCGGGTTGGGGACGGGGGCCGCGGGACGGCGGACCCGTCGGGATCGAACCGCCGGAGCGGACTTCTGCTCGTCGCGGCTCCCCGCGGGACCCGCCGGCAGACCGACGGCGGCGGCGTGGTGGTCGCGGGCGGCCCGCCAGTCAGGGAAGGCCCCCAGCAGAACCAGCAGGTCCCAGAACGAACGCCGATCGCCGGAGCCGTGGTCCTTATAGACGCCGGTGTCGGCGTTGAGCGAAGCGGACGGGGTGCGGTCAGTTCGGCCGGCGGCGTGGCACGGGTGCCAGGGGCCGGACGGCGGGCCGGCGAACGTCAGCCCGGCGGCGGCGGCGAGGGCCGGCAGGTTCAGCCGGGCGAGGATATCGCGGTCCCGGGCGGCGAGGTCGCCGGGAGGTGATTTATAGAACGGGGGCACGGGGTTATACTCCGTTTGCCGCGGGCGGTGACGCGTCCGGGGCGGGTGAAGAATGAAAAGAGAACCCGGCGGCCGGTCCCCACGTGGGGCCGGCCGTTTCTCGTCAGGCGGCCGCGACCCGGGCCTCGAACTCCCGGCGGTCCGGGCAGCCCATCGCCACCCACGCGGCAAGGTCGGCGGTGCGGTACAGCTTCCGTCCGCCGACCCACACCGCGGCGGGCGTCTTCCCGGCGGCGTCCATTCGGTCGAACAGCTTGGCGGACACCCCGGCCGCCACGGCGGCGTCCTTTCGCCCGGTCAGCAGTGGGGCGGGGTGGGTTTCACGGGCGGGTCTCCCGTCGGCAAGTGAAGGGGGAGCGGGCGGGGCGGCGGGGCCGGACATTGGTTTACGGGGGTTCGGGGGCCGATCGACACCGCCCAGGACCGCCCCGGGCCGCCTGTCGGTCGACGGGGACACGATGCTGGTCCGCGTTGTGCGACCGACCGCGCACCCGCTGTCCGCGAAAAAACAATCTGCACAGCCTCCCCACAGCAGCCGCACAACATCTTCCGACCGGGCTTCACCGCCCCGCCGCGGCGGCTTCCAACAGCCCCTCGTCCAGACGGACATGCCGGTCGGCTCCGGTGCCGGAGGGCGGCAGCGGGTCGCGGTCCCGGCTGATTCCGAACGCGTCCCGCAGCAGTCCCCGAAGGTCCGACAGGTAGGTGCCTAGGGTTCTCGCGTCCGGCGGGTTCGCCCTGTCTGCGGCGGCGGCGTCGGCCGCCGCAGACAGCGTCAACGTCCTGCCCGACGCGGCGGCCAGTTCGTTCAGAATGCGCCACCCCCGGCCCCGCGTGCGACCGGTCATTGAGAACGTCACCCCCGCAAAGTGCGCTTCTTCCCCCCGCCGAAAGAGCCACCGGCCACACGCCTCCCAACCGTCGCGGCCGTCCGCCGGGTTCGCCCCCGCGGCATCCGCGGTCCGCGTGGTGGGCTCCACAGTCCGGCCGTCGGCGGCGGAAGCCGATCCGGCGTCTTGCTCCGGCTCCGCCGTGCTAAGTGACGGCGCAGTCGGCGGGCCTTCGGCAATCGGTCCCGGCCCGTCGGGGTCCGGCGGCTCGTCTAGTTCCCTCGGGACCGGCTTCCCGGCCGCCCGCAGTTCCTCCCGCACCGCCGAACCGGATACCTCCCACGCCGCATGCCGCTCCACTTCCCCGATCTCGTCGGGGGAGCCATAGAAGAACTCCGACTCCACCCGCCACCACAGCGGTCGTCCGCCGCTCACGTCCGGCGGTTCACGATAGAACGCCACCTCCGTCCGCCCGCTGAGACGGCTCGGGTCGCCAACGCTGGACAGTTCCCAACGCTCCCACCCGCCCGGCCCGGCGTGGATCGCCACCGGACGCCGGTTCGGCCCGTCGGCCTCGATCCAGCCAACCACCCCGAAACCCCGCCCCTTGGGCGCCGGGGCCGCGCCGGCCAACTCCCGCGGCAGGTTGCGTCCGGCTTCCGTCAACTCCCGCACCGCCCCCTCGGGGGTGAGGTCTACGAACGTCGTCTCCTCCACCATCGGCGGGGGGAAGAACGGGGCGATGGGGTCTTCGTATTCCAGCCGCGTGACCAGCCGCCACAGCGGGGCGTTCGCGTTGCCGGCGGGGTGGCCGGGCGGGACGCGGTACAGCGTGCAGTCTTCCAATCCTTCGACCGGGTTCCCCTTCGTGCCCAGCGGCCACGCATCCCAGGCGGTGGTGTCGATCCTCGCCGGCCGCCCGTCCGGGCCGGTCGCGGGGAACGGCGGGGGGACCTTGAACCGGTGGCGGACCGGCACCGGCTCGCCCGGGGCGAAGGTCGGCGGCGTCCGGGCGAGGAACGCCGGCCGCTCGCCCGCAGGTTTCGCCGGCCGCGGGGGCGTCGCGTCGGCGTCAGGGACGGCCCCGTCCCACTCTTCCAATCGGCGGGCGGTCTCTCCGTCAAGCCACTCCCCCAGCGCCTCCCCGGGGCCGGGCTCCCCCTTGCCGAACTCATCGACACGGTAGGTTAGCAGGACGGACGGCTCGGCGTCCGGGGCGGCGTTCGGCCAAGCGATCAGGTGTCGCCCGCGGTACATCGACCAGTGCGGGGCGGGTTCGCCGGTAGACTCGATACTTGAGAGCGGCAGTCTTCCTTTCGGTGGGTCGTTCAACTCGGCCCACCCGCCGGCCGGTAGGTCGGCGACGTTCAGCAAGAACGGCTCTGCACCGTTCGCCGGGCGGACGGTGACGGGGCCGGGAGGATCGGAGGGCGGCTCCGGCTTGGCGTCGTGGCGGGACTCCCGCTCCTTTCGCCGTTGTGCCTCGGCGGCCGCCCGATCTCCTTCCCGCCGCTCCCGCTCCCGCATCAGCCGGGCGTCCATCATCGCGGACAGACCGGCATCGGGCAGAGCGCGGTCCGGCTCGACCCCTTCAAAAGAGCCGCACAAGTCCGCCGCGATTCTTCCCGGCAATATCGACGCCGCTTCGCCGAATTGCTCGGCCCACCACTCGCCCTGCGTGTCGGTACCGGCCCGCTCCATGAAGTCTGCGAAGGTCCGCCGGTACAGGTCGATCCCGATCCCCACCAGCCGCTCCGCGTCACCGGTCTCCCCGTCGAAAAAAGAGGCACGTTCCAGCATCCCGGCGGCCTCCATCGGTCCGACCAGCCGGCCGCGGATCAGCCGCTCCGCCCGCTCGGCGTGGCGGCCGACAAACTCAAACTCGGCTCCCTCCGCGCAGATCAGGTACGGGGCCGCAGGCCAAGGCACTTGGTCGGCTCCGCCCATCGTCGTCGCGGCCCGGACGTAACGGTTGAACCGGGCGAGTGCGGCGTCCTCCTCCTGCTCCGCGACGGTCCGCCCGGGGGGAAGGTCCAGGCACGGTGGCAGCGGCTCCCCGCGGTCGGCGAACAATCCGCGCACGGCATCGTCGTTCAGCGGCTGAACGTGGTGGTGCGGCGCATCGCAGACGCGGGCGGTCTCCGCGTTCGGTACGACCGCCAGCAGTCGCCGCCAGTCGTCCGCCCCGTCCCGAACCACCAGCAACCGCTCCCCGCCGAACAGCGAGTCAACGGCAGGGTCGGCGAGGGCGTACCACTCCCGGCCGTCCAAGTCGTCCCGCCCGCCCGGGAACTGGAGCGTGACGCGGCCCCGGGGCGGCAGCACGCACCGCCATCGCGCCCGGTTTCCCTGACGCAGCGTCGCAGGCTCCGGGGCGTACCGCCGGCGGCCCGGGGGGCGAGTCAGCCGCTCCCACCGTCCGGGGTCGTGCGGTGCGATTTCGCCGCCGCACCGTTCGATCAGGTCTTCGGCGGCTCGCCAAGAGAGCCACAGCCCGTCCACCCCCGCCCGCTCGCCCCGCGTCGTCGCGTCGTCCGACTTCCCCACCAGTAGCCACCGCCCCTCCACGAACGGGTACAACGTCGGCCCGTCCCAATCTTCAAGCCCCCATCCGGCGTGCGTCGCACGGTCGGCCAGCGACAGGGCGAGGGCGTCGCGGTCGCTCAGAGCGGGGTGCCCGTCCGGCAGACCCCACGCTTCGCCCGCAGTTACGTCTAGGCGGAAGGAATCGGCCCCGTTGACGGGGTACACAGTCGCCAGCATTGCACACCTCGCGCAGGCGCCGGTGTCCGGCCCGGCGGCGGGGGTGTGCGTCCCTCCGTCGGGCCGGACGCGGGGGCAGCAACTCCCCCTGCCGGCATGAAGATCCCGAACGGCACCG
Coding sequences within:
- a CDS encoding toprim domain-containing protein, yielding MPPFYKSPPGDLAARDRDILARLNLPALAAAAGLTFAGPPSGPWHPCHAAGRTDRTPSASLNADTGVYKDHGSGDRRSFWDLLVLLGAFPDWRAARDHHAAAVGLPAGPAGSRDEQKSAPAVRSRRVRRPAAPVPNPRVSAVARDCRSALTPQRLNALSSSVGLPADAFDKLGVGWCDRRGVWTFPMKAADGALRGLRTRTPAGAKRAVTGSRDGLFLPDAWTDSPPDRPDRLVIAEGPTDTAALLAWGFAAAGRPSAHGAAGIVGDLCRRLSPDEAVILADADEAGRKGADALAAGLLVLVPVVRVCEPPAGVKDARAWFLRGESADEAAALFDAAPPRRLRIRRGGKGVGQ